The sequence TATGGCTGCTTGGCACTGCGTTAATCGGCATCTTGCTCCAGATCTATTATTATAGCCAGCTGCCGGATAGGGTAGCCACTCATTTCGGCGCTGGCGGACTTCCTAATGATTGGATGTCCAAAGGCGCCAATATGGCAATGGCTATCGGGCTGATCCTTTTCCTTTCATTGATATTCGGCCTCCTGCCGTTACTGATCAAAAAAGTGCCGCCCCGATTTGTGAACCTGCCAAAAAGGGAATACTGGCTATCACCCGAAAACAGGGAGAATACGTTGACCCGATTGGCTAGTTCGATGAGTGTCCTGGGTGTGGCGACCAACGTGTTTATCCTTTATGTTCTTCATCTGGCCTATAGGACCAATCAGTCCCACCCCGTCAAGCTAAACGAAGGGATGTTTTGGCCCGCACTGGGGAGTTTCATGACGTTTGCAGCTGTCTGGTCCGTCTTGCTCGTCATCCGATTCAATTCGCCTCCGATGGCAGCAGATGAAAAAACTCTGCCCCATTGAAGAGTGAGGGGAAACACCTCCGCTCAGTTCAGTTTCACTTGACACCTCATTTATCCTTTTGCTAACATCAGTAAGCTCTGGGGATATAGCTCAACTGGGAGAGCGCGGCGTTCGCATCGCCGAGGTTGGGGGTTCGAGTCCCCCTATCTCCACCAAAGGTATCAATAGGCAGAACCTCAGAATTTTCCTTCTTCTTGCTTCCGGCAGGCAGCGGCAGTTTATACCATAGGCTAACGTTGTCGCCATCC comes from Dehalococcoidia bacterium and encodes:
- a CDS encoding DUF1648 domain-containing protein codes for the protein MSTSRLWLLGTALIGILLQIYYYSQLPDRVATHFGAGGLPNDWMSKGANMAMAIGLILFLSLIFGLLPLLIKKVPPRFVNLPKREYWLSPENRENTLTRLASSMSVLGVATNVFILYVLHLAYRTNQSHPVKLNEGMFWPALGSFMTFAAVWSVLLVIRFNSPPMAADEKTLPH